In Winkia neuii, a genomic segment contains:
- a CDS encoding TetR/AcrR family transcriptional regulator, with translation MASEFETANKLIDATRQIVVSQGIEGCSLEKICSKAGFTRGAFYSNFSTKDELFEALAEDEYARLIDGLTETVEGWRQQDPSEATMEKLLDEVLQVLQLDRDFYVLHSELLNRSVRDPKWGMRLAYINAEFIQKIAAVLQTIAKATHGHLVVDAIPLAHAVVGVALRAANIGAMRTALKGEPLVHTEPAADVIHMLLTLIYAATEGD, from the coding sequence GTGGCATCAGAGTTTGAGACTGCGAACAAACTGATCGATGCTACAAGGCAGATAGTGGTTTCCCAAGGCATAGAAGGGTGTTCACTCGAGAAGATCTGCTCTAAGGCAGGCTTTACCAGGGGCGCCTTCTATTCGAATTTCTCCACTAAAGATGAACTCTTCGAAGCCCTTGCCGAGGACGAATATGCCCGCCTTATAGATGGGCTTACCGAGACCGTGGAAGGCTGGCGGCAGCAGGATCCCAGTGAGGCAACTATGGAGAAGTTGCTCGACGAGGTTTTGCAGGTACTACAGCTTGATCGTGATTTTTACGTGCTGCATTCCGAATTGCTAAACCGTTCGGTACGTGACCCGAAGTGGGGGATGCGCCTGGCCTACATAAATGCCGAGTTCATCCAGAAGATTGCAGCCGTGTTGCAGACTATTGCCAAAGCTACCCACGGGCATTTGGTCGTCGACGCTATTCCGCTTGCGCATGCGGTTGTTGGGGTGGCTCTTCGCGCTGCCAACATTGGGGCCATGCGCACTGCGTTGAAAGGTGAACCGCTTGTGCACACAGAGCCAGCGGCTGATGTGATCCACATGTTGCTGACCTTAATTTATGCCGCTACCGAGGGCGACTAG
- a CDS encoding biotin--[acetyl-CoA-carboxylase] ligase, translating to MSSKITFLSEVGSTQDVMAERIDEGAEPFEMVVAHSQTAGRGRMGRTWVSGRDRGLYASTYLHLPEYSVDEYGWVTLLAGIATQEAIWQYGVRPTLKWPNDLLLDGGKVCGILTELHGPGQFVVGVGLHLTQAPEVDRPTAALSQVIAPPSVEEMARTLSESLKKIFTTVKPGPEAGALYRQRALFGVRIQVHTPAGLIAPALATDITDSGALVLVDDQGKEKLITCGDAEIVKGLK from the coding sequence TTGAGCTCCAAGATTACTTTTCTGTCTGAAGTAGGCTCCACGCAAGATGTGATGGCGGAGCGCATTGACGAGGGCGCAGAACCGTTTGAAATGGTGGTTGCCCATTCTCAGACTGCTGGTCGTGGGCGTATGGGACGGACTTGGGTGTCCGGCAGGGACCGCGGTCTTTACGCGTCTACGTACCTTCATCTTCCCGAATACAGTGTGGACGAATACGGCTGGGTGACGCTGCTTGCCGGTATTGCTACCCAGGAAGCGATCTGGCAGTACGGCGTGAGGCCAACACTGAAGTGGCCAAACGATCTGCTGCTAGACGGTGGGAAGGTATGCGGCATTCTTACTGAGCTGCACGGGCCCGGACAGTTCGTAGTGGGCGTCGGACTGCACCTTACGCAGGCCCCCGAGGTTGATCGGCCCACGGCTGCTCTTTCCCAGGTCATTGCCCCTCCCAGCGTCGAGGAAATGGCACGAACACTGAGCGAGAGTCTGAAGAAGATCTTTACTACCGTAAAACCCGGCCCAGAAGCGGGCGCACTGTACCGCCAGCGCGCCTTGTTTGGCGTGCGCATCCAAGTACACACCCCGGCAGGATTGATTGCCCCCGCTCTGGCAACGGACATTACCGATTCTGGCGCCTTGGTGCTGGTAGACGACCAGGGCAAGGAAAAGCTCATTACCTGCGGTGATGCCGAGATCGTAAAGGGCCTGAAATGA